From a single Aquarana catesbeiana isolate 2022-GZ linkage group LG09, ASM4218655v1, whole genome shotgun sequence genomic region:
- the LOC141107692 gene encoding E3 ubiquitin/ISG15 ligase TRIM25-like, translating to MASADLRKDLECSICLKMYKYPVTLKCGHSFCRDCIGRVLDTQERSGGYSCPECRRIFKKHPVLQKNITLCKISETLRTTQGDQDKTGIFCTHCIHIPIPAVKLCLHCEASLCDNHLRVHSKSPEHILCDPTTSLENRKCSIHKKVLEYYCSEDSTCICVSCRLDGEHQGHQVENLDETSEKKKKKLRKVLQKLTREREKTDKRVQSLQEHRRKIQGKADGETERVTALFRDLRRRLEDLEKKVLREISMKAMLIFISVFDVIRELKIKEEELSRKMGDIEKLCNMTDPLTVLQESDTSDLCDTEDGDYEDRGRYDVLLHDGGDLDVAGISYTLHTGLSDIMSGVNAETCTGTHVYPPSNTKGNGHINAEPSRKRLKLTPTVQRSHHQAGRPNIEAVQQTWGWLGVTDILLDVSTAGNDLRISDDRKTASRSDKCQNHPETSERFECPQVISSQSFSSGTHYWEVDVGGAVYWRVGMCYPSIDRGGEQSVIGYNKKSWCLEGKWICSNQYSVIHDSNRVPLPANVPSNRVRIDLDYEAGRISFYDLCDPIRHLHTFITTFTEPLHAGIWLRGGMSCVKILGESDVRNLARDW from the coding sequence atggcgtctgctgatctgagaaaGGACCTGGAATGTTCCATCTGTCTGAAAATGTATAAATATCCTGTAACGTTAAAATGTGGACACAGCTTCTGCCGGGACTGTATTggtcgtgtgctggatacacaggagaggtctggaggttattcctgtcctgaatgtagaaGAATATTCAAGAAACATCCAGTCCTTCAGAAGAACATTACTCTGTGTAAGATATCAGAAACCCTCCGGACTACACAGGGTGATCAGGACAAAACCGGGAtcttctgtactcactgtattcacatTCCTATACCTGCTGTGAAATTATGTCTGcattgtgaagcttctctgtgtgacaatcacctgagagtccacagcaagtcaccagaacacatcttatgtgaccccaccacttccttggagaacaggaaatgctccatccataagaaggtcctggagtattactgctctgaggactccacctgtatctgtgtgtcctgcaggcTGGATGGAGAACATCAGGGACACCAGGTGGAGAACCTGGATGAGACctctgagaagaagaagaagaaactgaggaaAGTTCTGCAGAAACTGACGAGAGAGCGAGAGAAGACTGataaaagagtccagagtctgcaggaacacaggaggaaaatacaaggAAAAGCAGATGGTGAaacagagagagtcactgccctgttcagagacctcaggagacgtctggaagacttGGAGAAGAAAGTCCTGAGGGAGATCTCCATGAAGGCAATGCTGATCTTCATCTCTGTGTTTGACGTGATCCGGGAGCTAAAAATAAaggaggaggagctgtccaggaagatgggtGACATTGAGAAGCTGTGTAACATGACagatccactgactgtcctacaggaatcagacacaagtgacttgtgtgatactgaggatggagattatGAGGACAGAGGGAGATATGATGttctcctccatgatggaggggatctggatgtggcTGGAATCTCatacacattacacacaggtttatctgatatcatgtctggggtaaatGCAGAGACATGTACAGGCACACATGTCTATCCACCTTCTAATACAAAGGGCAACGGTCACATCAATGCTGAACCATCCAGGAAACGCCTCAAACTCACCCCCACCGTACAACGCTCCCACCACCAGGCTGGAAGACCAAATATTGAGGCTGTACAGCAAACATGGGGGTGGTTGGGTgttacagacatattactggatgtgagtACAGCTGGTAATGATCTACGTAtctcagatgacaggaaaactgcatCCAGGTCAGATAAGTGCCAGAATCACCCAGAAACATCAGAGAGATTTGAGTGTCCTCAGGTGAtaagcagtcagagtttctcctcagggacaCATTACTGGGAGGTGGATGTTGGGGGTGCAGTGtactggagagtcgggatgtgttaccccagtatagacaggggGGGAGAGCAGTCAGTGATTGgatataataagaagtcctggTGTTTGGAGGGGAAGTGGATTTGTTCTAACCAGTACTCTGTAATACATGACAGTAATAGGGTCCCATTACCCGCCAATGTccccagtaacagagtcaggatagatctggattatgaggccgggcggatctccttttatgatctgtgtgacccgattcGACACCTGCACACCTTCatcaccaccttcactgagcccctccatgctgggatatGGTTAAGGGGAGGTATGAGTTGTGTAAAAATCttaggggaatctgatgtaagaaaTCTggccagagactggtga